A genomic stretch from Prionailurus bengalensis isolate Pbe53 chromosome E2, Fcat_Pben_1.1_paternal_pri, whole genome shotgun sequence includes:
- the LOC122493806 gene encoding uncharacterized protein LOC122493806 isoform X1, producing MGICDRGLEKRSRSRAEMELGFGEQGLEDGGGDKTHRFGLRMGLWVKAGLDVKVRDGSEGAFGIRDGDEVGIGVWVEVETRLQQGGAGGCGPEELYFFPADMVSSWEEDRKFILRGWSLVFSILAALMMLSVVDGRLAYLQGSYTGYLGFWTDCRKYKCVSLGQVTVLIHMSMGFMMLALTLCLILLPFMCLSFRPVFRRLTKIDLVFSFLSFSTGFLIVLSLTLFVVNCETLLPRPQVSYLVTTYLCWGAGALMLLAGVLNYLNHLGMWGRSSPFMERRLSCRRWVSQQNARRHASELQSDADRKLSRDLSSALTPEGRPLEPL from the exons ATGGGGATTTGTGACAGGGGTCTAGAGAAGCGGTCGAGGTCAAGGGCAGAGATGGAGCTGGGGTTTGGGGAACAGGGACTGGAGGATGGGGGTGGAGACAAAACACATAGGTTTGGGCTCCGAATGGGGTTGTGGGTGAAGGCTGGGCTGGACGTCAAGGTTAGAGATGGGAGTGAGGGTGCATTTGGGATCAGAGATGGGGATGAGGTTGGGATTGGGGTCTGGGTGGAGGTGGAGACTAGGCTGCAGCAGGGTGGTGCAGGTGGATGTGGACCCGAGGAACTCTACTTTTTCCCAGCGGACATGGTCTCTTCCTGGGAGGAGGACCGCAAGTTCATCCTGCGGGGCTGGTCTCTGGTCTTCAGCATCCTCGCAGCCCTGATGATGCTCAGCGTGGTGGATGGACGTCTGGCGTACTTGCAGGGCTCTTACACTGGCTACCTGGGCTTCTGGACAGACTGCAGGAAGTACAAGTGTGTCAGCCTGGGCCAAGTCACCG TTCTCATCCATATGAGCATGGGCTTCATGATGCTGGCCCTGACCCTGTGTCTCATCCTCCTCCCCTTCATGTGCCTCTCCTTCCGGCCAGTCTTCCGACGCCTTACTAAGATCGACCttgtcttcagttttctcagcttCAGCACTG GGTTCCTGATCGTTCTCAGTCTGACGCTCTTTGTAGTCAACTGTGAGACGCTACTCCCGAGGCCACAGGTATCCTACCTGGTGACCACCTACCTGTGCTGGGGCGCCGGCGCCTTGATGCTGTTGGCCG gAGTGCTGAACTACTTAAACCACTTGGGCATGTGGGGCAGAAGTTCGCCCTTCATGGAGCGGCGTCTGAGCTGCCGTCGGTGGGTCTCGCAGCAGAACGCTCGGAGACACGCGTCCGAACTGCAGTCCGACGCGGACCGCAAGCTCAGCAGGGACCTGTCCAGTGCACTCACCCCCGAGGGGCGCCCCCTCGAGCCTCTCTAA
- the KLK1 gene encoding kallikrein-1 gives MWFLVLCLALSLAGAGAAPPIQSRIIGGWDCKKNSQPWQAALYHYSKFQCGGVLVHPQWVLTAAHCINDNYQLWLGRYNLFEHEDTAQFVQVSGSFPHPGFNLSLLENHTRLPGEDYSHDLMLLRLAEPAQITDAVRVLDLPTQEPQVGSTCYASGWGSIEPDKFTYPDDLQCVDLKLLPNDVCAKAHSQKVTEFMLCAGYLEGGKDTCVGDSGGPLICNGMFQGITSWGHIPCGSPNMPAVFTKVISHLEWIRETMTANP, from the exons ATGTGGTTCCTGGTTCTGTGCCTTGCCCTGTCCCTGGCGGGGGCTg GTGCTGCGCCCCCCATCCAGTCCCGGATCATAGGAGGCTGGGACTGTAAGAAGAATTCCCAGCCCTGGCAGGCAGCTCTGTACCATTACAGCAAATTCCAGTGCGGGGGCGTCCTGGTGCACCCCCAGTGGGTGCTCACAGCTGCCCACTGCATAAATGa caaTTATCAGCTGTGGCTGGGTCGCTACAACCTGTTTGAGCACGAAGACACAGCCCAGTTTGTCCAGGTCAGTGGTAGCTTCCCACACCCTGGATTCAACCTGAGTCTCCTGGAGAACCACACCCGCCTCCCGGGAGAGGACTACAGCCACGACCTCATGCTCCTCCGCCTGGCAGAGCCCGCCCAGATAACCGATGCTGTGAGGGTCCTGGACCTgcccacccaggaaccccaagtgGGGAGCACCTGCTACGCCTCCGGCTGGGGCAGCATCGAACCAGATAAGT TCACATACCCAGACGATCTCCAGTGCGTGGACCTCAAACTCCTGCCCAACGATGTGTGTGCCAAAGCCCACTCCCAGAAGGTGACAGAGTTCATGCTGTGTGCTGGATACTTGGAGGGCGGCAAGGACACCTGTGTG GGGGACTCCGGGGGGCCACTGATCTGCAATGGCATGTTTCAAGGAATCACGTCCTGGGGCCACATCCCATGCGGCAGCCCCAATATGCCTGCTGTCTTCACCAAAGTGATTTCGCACCTGGAGTGGATCAGAGAAACCATGACAGCCAACCCTTGA
- the LOC122493806 gene encoding uncharacterized protein LOC122493806 isoform X2 encodes MVSSWEEDRKFILRGWSLVFSILAALMMLSVVDGRLAYLQGSYTGYLGFWTDCRKYKCVSLGQVTVLIHMSMGFMMLALTLCLILLPFMCLSFRPVFRRLTKIDLVFSFLSFSTGFLIVLSLTLFVVNCETLLPRPQVSYLVTTYLCWGAGALMLLAGVLNYLNHLGMWGRSSPFMERRLSCRRWVSQQNARRHASELQSDADRKLSRDLSSALTPEGRPLEPL; translated from the exons ATGGTCTCTTCCTGGGAGGAGGACCGCAAGTTCATCCTGCGGGGCTGGTCTCTGGTCTTCAGCATCCTCGCAGCCCTGATGATGCTCAGCGTGGTGGATGGACGTCTGGCGTACTTGCAGGGCTCTTACACTGGCTACCTGGGCTTCTGGACAGACTGCAGGAAGTACAAGTGTGTCAGCCTGGGCCAAGTCACCG TTCTCATCCATATGAGCATGGGCTTCATGATGCTGGCCCTGACCCTGTGTCTCATCCTCCTCCCCTTCATGTGCCTCTCCTTCCGGCCAGTCTTCCGACGCCTTACTAAGATCGACCttgtcttcagttttctcagcttCAGCACTG GGTTCCTGATCGTTCTCAGTCTGACGCTCTTTGTAGTCAACTGTGAGACGCTACTCCCGAGGCCACAGGTATCCTACCTGGTGACCACCTACCTGTGCTGGGGCGCCGGCGCCTTGATGCTGTTGGCCG gAGTGCTGAACTACTTAAACCACTTGGGCATGTGGGGCAGAAGTTCGCCCTTCATGGAGCGGCGTCTGAGCTGCCGTCGGTGGGTCTCGCAGCAGAACGCTCGGAGACACGCGTCCGAACTGCAGTCCGACGCGGACCGCAAGCTCAGCAGGGACCTGTCCAGTGCACTCACCCCCGAGGGGCGCCCCCTCGAGCCTCTCTAA
- the LOC122493804 gene encoding uncharacterized protein LOC122493804, which yields MSQRPQSGPQSTQPGFLPGAPSNTQNETEVSPPITYRPQVRIQDSQPIINSGRVSIQEPLPIIHNRRVSIQEPPLIIHNRRTSIQGPPPIINSHRVSIQEPLSIIHNRRVSIQDPPLVHSRWASIQDAPPIINSCWVSTEDTPSTVSGHRLSIQDTPSVIYTHRLKTQDVPPILQTCHFSIQNSLLLPHVSLNNVESLNYNSSQVRSQDHLPTSQSPCLSTQCLTLPIRAKVDVPPSITHSPTASVKSTDSIIWTTQESFKDSMDSSLYNPSALDNNIQSIRSSRSAEMDSGGCQRRSKCSYSQLPMGWRLLHGAKKISRQVSLALSLAGMVIIGLITLGQPWIHFHVPLTPPGDPDGPSTIPINTIFFVQCPDISCLHEYDQNAYLLDFAWAFLILASIAGFCLCIMLINIVFFTSSNLPVLDFSNVIISILTGASMILGILFYLMQAHEYLQEGMTYTLGLSFYLAWTGIFLFLMSGFLSYLNYMNFWSILALQAIWT from the exons ATGTCCCAGAGGCCCCAGTCTGGACCCCAGAGCACCCAGCCAGGTTTCCTTCCAGGAGCTCCCAGTAATACTCAAAATGAGACCGAAGTCTCTCCACCAATTACTTACAGGCCCCAGGTCAGAATCCAAGACTCTCAGCCCATTATCAACAGTGGCCGGGTCAGCATCCAAGAGCCCCTGCCCATTATCCATAATCGCCGGGTCAGCATCCAAGAGCCCCCGCTCATTATCCATAATCGCCGGACCAGCATCCAAGGGCCCCCACCCATTATCAACAGTCACCGGGTCAGCATCCAAGAACCCTTGTCCATTATCCACAATCGTCGGGTCAGCATCCAAGACCCTCCACTAGTCCACAGTCGCTGGGCCAGTATCCAAGATGCGCCACCCATTATCAACAGTTGCTGGGTCAGTACTGAGGACACGCCATCCACTGTGAGCGGTCATCGGCTCAGTATCCAAGATACACCATCAGTTATCTACACTCACCGTTTGAAGACCCAAGATGTTCCACCAATTCTCCAAACTTGCCACTTCAGCATCCAAAACTCTCTATTACTTCCTCACGTCTCCCTGAACAATGTAGAGTCCCTTAACTACAATAGTAGTCAAGTCCGTAGCCAAGACCACCTTCCAACAAGTCAGAGTCCTTGTTTGAGTACTCAATGCCTCACATTGCCAATCCGGGCTAAAGTCGATGTCCCCCCTTCAATTACTCACAGCCCCACGGCCAGTGTCAAAAGCACTGATTCAATCATCTGGACCACCCAGGAGAGTTTCAAAGACTCTATGGACAGCTCCCTATACAACCCAAGTGCTCTAGACAACAATATCCAGAGCATACGATCAAGCAGATCTGCTGAGATGGATTCTGGCGG GTGTCAGAGAAGGAGTAAATGCAGCTATTCACAGCTGCCCATGGGCTGGCGGCTGCTGCATGGAGCCAAGAAGATCAGCCGTCAGGTGAGCCTGGCACTGAGCCTGGCTGGCATGGTGATCATCGGTCTCATCACCCTGGGCCAGCCCTGGATCCACTTCCACGTTCCATTGACACCCCCTGGGGATCCTGATGGCCCCTCGACCATCCCCATCAACACCATCTTCTTTGTGCAGTGCCCTGACATCTCCTGCCTTCATGAGTACGACCAGAATGCTT actTGTTGGACTTTGCCTGGGCCTTTCTCATCCTCGCCAGTATTGCCGGCTTCTGCCTCTGCATCATGCTCATAAACATCGTCTTCTTCACCAGCTCCAACTTACCTGTGCTGGACTTCTCCAACGTCATCATCAGCATCCTGACAG GGGCCAGCATGATACTGGGTATCCTGTTCTACCTGATGCAGGCCCATGAGTACCTGCAGGAAGGCATGACCTACACTCTGGGGCTCAGCTTCTACCTGGCGTGGACTGGcatctttctcttcctgatgagtg gtTTCCTTTCCTATCTGAACTACATGAACTTCTGGTCCATCCTGGCGCTCCAGGCCATCTGGACTTGA
- the KLK15 gene encoding LOW QUALITY PROTEIN: kallikrein-15 (The sequence of the model RefSeq protein was modified relative to this genomic sequence to represent the inferred CDS: inserted 1 base in 1 codon) yields the protein MAEKSGGANFPPPSNSAVLRESRSSSNSLTLLKLKAPTSNSDATSSTGSAPSVPAQARCDKGKDCVVRDPPLLPLPAAQHHSAKTLKGEACEPHSQPRQAALLERGRFNCGVSLTPQAGCCLLPTATPGMKAGLRVLRAAHAHSFMSVHLGEHSLRKRDGPEVLWTVARLVPHPCHEARSHHHDVMLPRLTRPTCLFPQVRPVALPTRCPQPGEACVVSGWGLVADDKPGTKGSARSQVSLPDMLHWANISVIAATSCSKDYPGRLMSTXVYAGVEGGGTDSCEGDSGGPHTGWLVCGGVLQGIVSWGDVPCDTTNKPGVYTKVCSYLGWIRDTMKRNLLFWSTTCVSG from the exons ATGGCGGAGAAGTCGGGGGGCGCgaatttccctcctccctcaaactCGGCAGTATTGAG AGAAAGCCGTTCCAGCAGTAACAGCCTCACGCTACTCAAGCTGAAAGCACCAACCAGCAACTCCGACGCCACCAGCTCCACCGGCAGCGCCCCAAGTGTGCCAGCCCAG GCAAGGTGCGACAAGGGAAAAGACTGTGTTGTGAGGgatcctcctctgcttcctctcccagCGGCCCAGCACCACTCCGCCAAGACGCTGAAAGGTGAGGCGTGTGAGCCCCACTCCCAGCCGAGGCAAGCGGCCCTCTTGGAGCGTGGACGCTTTAACTGTGGTGTTTCCCTCACTCCGCAAGCCGGATGCTGTCTGCTGCCCACCGCCACACCGGGTATGAAGGCAGGGCTCAGGGTCCTCAGGG CCGCGCACGCGCACAGCTTCATGAGCGTGCACCTAGGCGAGCACAGTCTGCGCAAGCGCGATGGCCCAGAAGTGCTGTGGACTGTGGCTCGCCTCGTCCCGCACCCGTGCCACGAAGCGCGCAGCCATCACCACGACGTCATGTTGCCACGTCTAACCCGGCCCACGTGCCTCTTCCCGCAAGTGCGTCCCGTGGCGCTGCCCACGCGTTGTCCCCAACCAGGCGAGGCCTGCGTGGTGTCCGGCTGGGGCCTGGTGGCCGATGACAAGCCTGGGACCAAAGGGAGCGCAAGGTCACAAG TGAGTCTCCCAGATATGCTGCATTGGGCCAACATCAGTGTTATCGCGGCCACATCTTGTAGCAAGGACTACCCAGGGCGCCTTATGAGCA ACGTGTATGCAGGAGTAGAAGGCGGAGGCACGGACTCCTGTGAG GGTGACTCCGGGGGACCCCACACAGGGTGGCTGGTCTGTGGGGGAGTCCTGCAAGGAATCGTGTCCTGGGGTGATGTCCCCTGTGACACTACGAACAAGCCTGGTGTTTATACCAAAGTCTGCAGCTACTTGGGGTGGATCAGGGACACCATGAAGAGGAACTTACTGTTTTGGTCTACCACCTGTGTCTCTGGCTGA